Part of the Crossiella cryophila genome, CGACCCCCAGCGAGGTGACCGTGACGCCCTGACCACCGACGATCAGCGCCCCGGCGATGCCGCCCGCGCAGTGCCACCAGCGCAACCCGCCGTCGCGCACCGCCTCCCGCAGCTTCCGTATCCCGCGCCGACCGGCCGGTAGCGCGGGCACCACGGCCAGCAGCACCAGCAGCCCGCCCGCGGTGGTCAGCAGCGAGGCGGCGAACCCGTTGCCCAGCCGGGCCCCGAACTCGCCGTTCATCCGCGCCTGACCGGCCAGTCCCACCCCGGCGAGCACGGTGGCCGACACCGCGAGCGCTCGCCGCGGCCTGATCTCCACAACTGTTGTCACGTGCACCGATTCTTCTCGGCCACACCCGGGAGCGCGCGCGGATTTCGGCCGCTCACCAGTCGCGTACCGCGTCCACCCCGGCCGCCAGGGCCTTGGTCACCTCCGGCTGGTCCGGCGCGATCGCGGCCAGCGCCTCGAACAGCTCCTCGCGTTCGACCGCGCCGATGAACGGGCTCCGGCCATCCAGGCGGTTGAACAGCTCGCCGTACTCACGCCCGATCTCGGCCAGCTGGGCCTGCCGGTCGGCGGCGTGGTCGGCGAGCACGGCCAGCACCGCGCGCCGGGTCACCTTGTACTGGTTGAACGCCTTGGCGAACCGGGTCTCGCTGATGCCGTCGCGGCGATCCCAGTCGCGCAACGGGTTGTCCCGGTTCTCCGCCACCCACTCCGGTTTGCGGGCGCCGCGGATCTCCAGGCGCACACCCTGCGGGATCTCCGGCTTCCAGCGCTTGCGGATCGCGGTGGCGTACTCGGCCGGGATGCCGTCCAGTTCGATCGCCTCGATCTGCGGAACCCGTTGCGGCAGCAGGCAATCGGCGGCGGTCATGCCGAACAGGTCGTCCAGGCGCACCCGGCGCAGCCCGGTCAGCTCGTTGAGCGCGCCCGCGTGCCGCAGGGTGCCCAGGTCGCCGCCGAGTTCCAGGCGGCGCAGGTTCGGGAACACCTCGGCCAGCCGCGCGAGATCGAGGTCCCGCACCCCGCGAACGTGCAGCCAGCGCACCTCGGGACGTGGCCCGGCCGCGAGCAGTCCGGCCAGTTCGGCCGCGCGTGGTTCGAGCCGCCACGGCGTGGGCTGCTCCTCGGTGACCCCCGCCCGCAGCCGCCTGCTCTGCGCCAGCCGGGAACCGAGGTGCCAGCCCGAGGAGTAGCCGTCATAGCCCTCGGACACCAGCAGCGGCAGCGAGCCGAGCACCCGGAAACTCCGTGGCAGCAACCACTCCTGGTTGCCGCGGGCCAGCACCTCCACCCCCGCGTCGGTGTGCCCCAGGCGCAGTGGACCGACCTCGCCCAGCTCGGCCACCGAGGACGGTTCGGGGCCGGACCAGTCCAGCTCCAGCACCCCGGCGGTCTGCCGGTCCGGGTCCAGGTCGGTGATCTGGGCCGCGGTCCACTCGCCGAGGTGCTCGCTGTGCGCGGCCACGATGTCACCAGGCGCGATCGGCCGCGGCGGCGTTGGGCTCATGTCCCGGAGCGTAGGCCGGATGGCCGACAATCGCGCTCACCAGTCGCGCACCAGCTCCACCCCCTCGCACAGCAGGTCCAACGCCTCCTGCTGCTGCTCGCCCACGATCTGCGCCAGTGCGTCGAACAGCTCCTCGCGCTCCACCGTCATGATGAATTCCCCGCGCTCGTCCAGCTCGTTGAACTTCTCGCCGTACTCCCGGCCGATCTCCACCAGCCGGGTGCGCCGGTCCGCCCCGGGATCGGCGAGCACGGCCAGCACCGCGCGCCTGGTCTGCTTGAACTGGGTGATCGACTCCTGGTACAGGGCCGCGCTGATGTCGGGCCGACCGTCCCAGTCCCGCAACGGGTTGTCCAGGTTCTCCGCCACCCACTCGGGTTTGCGGGCGCCGCGGATGGTCAGCTGCACGCCCTGCGGGATCTCCGGCTTCCACTCGCGGCGGGTGGCGGTGGCGTAGTCGGCCGGGATGCCGTACAGGTAGATCAGCTCGATCCGCGGAACCCGTTGCGGCAGCAGGCAATCGGCCGCGGTCATGCCGAACAGCTCGCGGATCTCCAGCCGGCGCAGCCCGGCCAGCTCGTTGAACGCGGCCGCGTTGACCAGCTTGCCCATCCGGCCGCTCAGACTCAGCTGCTGGAGGTTGGGGAAGGCGGCGACCAGCGGCGCGCAGTCCAGCTCGGTGATGGTGCGAACGGTCAGCCAGCGCAGCGCCGGATCCGGCTCGACCTGGCCGATCTCGGCGGCGGTGTACTCGGCCGCCCACGGCGTGACCGGCTCCTCGGTGTCCTGGGCGTCCCAGCGGCGCTGCGTGGCGAGCTGGTGCCCGAGGTACCAGCCGCTGCCGTAGGAGTTGGTCTGTTCGGGGCCCAGCAGCGGCAGCGAGCCGAGCACCCGGTGGCTGCGCGGCAGCACCCACTCCCAGTTGGTGTGCACCAGGTCGCCGGTCCAGTTGTGGTGGCTCAGCCGCAGCGGCCGGACCTCGCCCAGATCGGCCAGCGAGGTCGGCTCAGGGCCGGACCAGTCCAGTTGCAGCACCGCGGCCAGCTCCGACTCCGGGAGGAACCCGGTGATCTGGGCCGCGGTCCACTCGCCGAGGTGCTCGCTGAAGGCGGTCACGATGTCACCCGGCGCCAGTGGGCGTGGGGGAGTTGCGCTCATGCCCGGGAGGGTAGGCCGAACGACTGACATTCCTGCCGGTTCGCTAACCGGGCCGGGCCGGCGTTCGACAGACTGCGCACGGCACCGGAGGCGGGGGGAGGCTGTCATCAGCGGGCTGGAACTGCTCGACCTTGGCAAGATCATCGCGGAGAAGGCGGTGACCGCGTGGCTGCGCAGGCACCGGGCCCGCCAGCAGCGCACTGCCAGTCTGGCCGAACTGGCCGCGGCCGAACTCGCCGGTCCGGTGCAGCGGGACAAGCTCAACCGGCTGCTCGGCAACGTCGGCGGACAGGTCGCCGAACGCCTGGAACTGGTCCTGGCCACCCGGTTCAAATCCCTGCCCGGCAACGAGATCGCCGCCGCGCTGGCCGGGGCCGGGGACGCACTGGCCGAGGTCGAACTGACCGACGAGCTGCTCTTCGCCGTCGACGCCGACGGGGACAAGCTCGCCGCACACGTCCGCTCGGTCCGCCCACCGCCCAGCGGCCTGGCCGAACCCGCCGCCCAGCTCTACGACATCGCCCTGGACCAGTCCTGCCGCTACCTGACCCAGGTCATCCAGCACCTGCCCGCACTGCCACCGCGCGCCCTGGCCGAAACCCTGTCCCGGCTGACCACGCAGACCGCCCAGCTCGACGAACTCCTGGCAAGGGTCCCGCGCTCCACCCTGCACGCGCCCCGCGGCACCCGGCACGACGCCGAGTTCACCGCCGCCTACCTGCGGCACATCGAGTCCACATTGGACAGTGTGCTGCTGCTCGGACTGGCAACGCACGAACAGCCGAAACTGGCGCTGAGCATGGCGTACCTGAGCCTGAGCGTGTCCAGCACCCTGGACCGCCGCAGCCGGTCCACCCGCCGCCGCCCGGACCGGCACTGGTTCGCCGAGACCGGCGAGGAGACCACCAGTACCGGCCGGGTGGAGGCCGCGATCGGCGCCGCGGACCGCAGTTTCGTCCGCGGTGAGGCCGGTTCCGGCAAGACCACGCTGCTGCACTGGCTCGCCGTCACCGCCGCCCGCGCCGCCTTCACCGAACAGCTCGCGGACTGGAACTCCTGCGTGCCCTTCGTGATCCGGCTGCGCGCGCACGCCACCGGCGAACTGCCCCGCCCCGAACAGTTCCTCCGGGACGCCTGGCCCAGCCGCGCCGCCGAGATGCCCGAACTGTGGGTGCACCGCCGCCTCGACGAGGGCAGCGCGCTGCTGCTGGTCGACGGCGTGGACGAGGTGCCTGCCGCCCGGCGGCCGCAGGTGCACGCCTGGCTGGCCGAACTGGCCCGCGAGTTCCCGCAGGCCCGGATCGTGGTCACCGCCCGCCCCGCCGCGGCCGAGGCGAAATGGCTGGCCGCAGAGGGTTTCGCCGCGGTCACCCTGGAACCGATGAACCGCGAGGACCTCGACCAGTTCGTCGCCCGCTGGCACGAGGCCGCCCACCGCGCGCACTCCCTGCCCTGCGACCCCGCCGAACTACCCGCCGCCCAGCGCCGCCTGCGCAACCAGTTCGCCAGCCGCCCACACCTGCGCACCCTGGCCGCGAACCCGTTGCTGGCCGCCATGCTGTGCGCGCTCAACCTGGACCAGGCCACCGAACTCCCACGCAACCGGATGGAGCTGTACCGCAGGGCCCTGGAGATGTTGCTGGAGACCAGGGACGTCAAACGCGGCATCGCCGGGATGCTCGACGTGGCCCAGAAACGCGTCCTGCTGCGCGACCTGGCCTGGCGACTCACCGAGGCCAACCGCATCGAACTCTCCCGGTCTCGAGCCGAGGAGCACGTGGCCCGCAAGTTGCCCGCGATGCCCAACGTGACCGAGTCCGCGGATCGGATCCTGGACCACCTGCTGGAACGCAGTGGCGTGTTGCGGGAACCGGTGCCGGGCACGGTGGACTTCGTGCACCGGACGTTTCAGGAGTACCTGGCCGCGAGTGAGGCGACCGAGCAGGGGCGGATCGAGAAGCTGGCCTCGCAGGCGCATCTGGACGTGTGGTGGGAGACCATCGTGATGGCTTGCGGGCATGCGAAGCGCACGCAGGCGGATCTGTTGTTGACCGAGATCCTGGATCGGGCGGCGGGGGAACCTCGGCGGGCCAGGCATTTGCGGTTGCTGGCGGCTGCTTGTTTGGAGACGGTGGAGGAGCTGGATCCGGCGGTTCGGGCTCGGGTGGACTCGTTGATCGAGCAGCATCTGGTGCCGCCGCGGAGTGTTCGCGAGGCGGGATCGCTTGCCGCCATTGGGCATCGGGTGCTGCGGTACTTTCCGTCCACTGTGGACGAGTTGTCCGAGGCTTCGGCTGCGGCGACCGTGCGGGCGGCGGCCTTCACCGAGAATCAGGAAGCATTGGCGTTGCTGCGCGGATATGCGCGGGATCCGCGGCATCGTGTGCAGGAAGAGCTGGCCCAGGCTTGGCGGTACTTCGAGCCGCAGCGCTACGCCGAGGAGGTGCTGGCCGAGGCTCCGTTGCGGGACGGGGTCATTCGCGTCCGGGACGAACACCTGCTGCCGTTCGTGGACCGGCTCACCCGGCTGCGCAGCCTGTGGCTCGACCTGGACTCGGGTCGCCGCTTGGCGCCACTGGACATCATTACCGGTCTGCCCAAACTCACTGCGGTGAATCTTGAACTCCAGCACGAGACCGTTGATCTGGAACCGCTGGCCGAGCATCCACTCCTGCACACCGTGCACCTCTTTTCCACCGCGGGCTACCAGCGGCATGACGTGCTAGCCCGGTTACCCGAGCTGGTTCACCTAGCGCTGTTCCAGTACGAACCCATGGCTGATATCCGGTTCCTGCGTGCACTGCCCAACCTGTTGACCCTGTCGCTGGACCAACTCGAGCAGATCGACGACTATTCCCCACTTGACGATATGAACTCACTGCGGTCCTTGAATCTTTGGTCCCGAGTGAGTCTGGCGAGCAGTTCTGGGCGGGCCTGGCCGAGCATCCGTCGGCTGGTGTTGGGCGAGGCGGGTTCCGATGCGCTTGAACGAATTCCGGACCTGTTACCCAACCTGGAAATACTGATTATCGACCGGTGTACCGCACGCACCCTGGCCCCGCTGGAGCGGTTGTCGTTGCGGAAGTTGGATATCCGGCGAAGCGACCACAACCTGGGGAGTCCGTGATCAGCGGCGTGGAAGTGCTCAAGCTCGGCCAGACCGTGGCCACCCGGGCCGCGGCCGCCTGGCTGCGCAAGCACCGCGAGCAGAAGGAACGCGTCTCCTCCCTCGCCGAGCTGGCCGCCGAACAACTCGCCAGCCCCCTGCACCTGCGCAAGTGGGACAACTTCCTCAACAACCTCGGCCTCCAGGTCGCCGAACGCCTCGAACCCCTCCTGGACAACCGCTTCCCCGGCCTGCCGGCCAACGAGATCCAGGCCGCCATGGACGCCGCCGGGGACGCCCTGGCCGAGGTCGAACTCGCCGACGACCTGCTCCTGGGCGTCGACCTGGACGCCGACAAGCTGGCCGCGCACGTGCGTTCGGTGTGTCCGGGGCAGGTCCGGGTGGCGGGGCTGTCCGAGGACGGGGCGCGGCTCTACGAAGTCGCCCTGGACCAGAGCTGCCGGTACCTGGTCGAGGTCGTGCGCTGGCTGCCCGCCTTCCAGCCCCGCGCCCTGGCCGAGGCGCTGGGGCGGCTGGGCGCGTTGAGCGGGCAGCTCGACGAGGTGCTGGCCCGGATTCCGCGCTCCACCCTGCACGCCCCACGCGGCACCGGGCACGACGCCGAGTTCACCGCCGGGTAACTGCGGCACCTCCAGTCCACTTTGGACAGACTGGAACTGCTCGGACTCACCATGCAGGAGCAGCCGCGGCTGGCGTTGAGCGTGGCCTACCTGAGCCTGTCGGTGTCCGAGTCGGCACAACCGCGGGCCCGGCGGGAACTCGCCGACGGACGCTGGTTCGGCGACGGCGAGCGCGGCCCGGTCAGCGGACGGGTCGAAGCCGCCATCGGGGCTGCCGAACGCACCCTGGTCCGCGGCGAGGCCGGATCCGGCAAGACCACCCTCCTGGACTGGCTGGCGGTCACCGCGGCCCGCGGGCACTTCACCGGGCAGCTCGCCGAGTGGAACGGGTGCGTGCCGTTCCCGGTGCGGCTACGCAGTTTCGCCGCGGGACAGCTGCCCCAGCCGGAACAACTGCTCACGCACGCCTGGCCGATGCGCGGGGCCGAGATGCCCGAAGGCTGGGCGCACCGGCGGCTCAGCGACGGCACCGGACTCGTGCTCCTGGACGGGGTCGACGAAGTGCCCGCCGGACAACGCGCCGAGGTGCGCAACTGGCTGCGGCAGCTGGTCGCCGAGTTCCCCCTGGCCCGGATCGTGGTCACCGCCCGGCCCGCCGCGGTGGAGGAGAAATGGCTGGCCGACGAGGGATTCCGGGCCGTCCTGCTGGAACCGATGACCGGCGACGACATCCGCCGGTTCATCGAACGCTGGCACACCGCCGCCGAGCAGGCCAGGTTCCTGCCCTGCGCACCCGGTGACCTGCCGGCCGCCCGGCAACGCCTGCTCAACCAGTTCACCACCCGCCCCCAGCTCCGCGCACTGGCCGCCAACCCACTGCTGTGCGCCCTGCTCTGCGCGCTCAACCTGGACCACGTGGCTGATCTGCCGCGCAGCCGGATGGAACTCTACGAACGCGCCCTGGCCATGCTCCTGGACATCCGGGACGCCAAACGCCGCATCGCCGGACTCCTCGACGTCGCCCAGAAACGGGTGCTGCTGCGCGACATCGCCTGGCGGCTCACCCTGGCCAACCGGATCGAACTGCCCAGAGACAAGGCCCTCGACCACATCGCCCGCAAACTCCCGGCCATGCCCAACGTCACCGAACCAGCCCCGGAAATCCTCGACCACCTCCTGGAACGCAGTGGCGTGCTACGCGAACCCGTGCCAGGCCGGGTCGACTTCCTGCACCGCACCTTCCAGGAGTACCTCGCCGCCAGCGAGGCCACCGAACAGGACCACATCGACACCCTGGTCGCGCACGCCCACCTGGACGCCTGGTGGGAGACCGTGGTGATGGCCGCCGGACACGCCAAACGCACCCAGGCCGACGAACTACTCACCCAGATCCTGGACCGCGCCGACCACGAACCCCGCCGCGCCAGGAAACTGCGCCTGCTCGCCGCGGCCTGCCTGGAAACCGTGCAGGAGATCGACGCCGGCCTGCACGACCGCCTCGACACGCTGATCCGCACCCACCTGGTGCCACCGCGCGGCATCCGGGAAACCGAGTCCCTGGCCGCCATCGGCCACCGCCTGCTGCGCTACCTACCGTCCACAGTGGACAAACTGTCGGATGCTGTTGCGGCAGCGACCGTCCGGGCCGTCGCGCTCACCGGTACCGCCGAGGCGCTGACCCGGTTGGCGGGCTATGTCCAGGATCCCCGGGGCTGCGTGCAGCAGGAACTGATCCTGGCCTGGCGGATGTTCGACCCGGCCCGCTACGCCGAGGAGGTCCTGACCGACGCACCACTGATCAACGGCCAGATCGGGATCGCCGAGGGCCGGTTCCTGCCGCACCTACGGAAGCTGCAACGGATGACCGAGGTGATGGTGCTGTTCGCCGAGCCCCAAGCCAGCGGCCTGGACGCGCTCACCGGCCTGCCGCTCTTCGACACCCTGTGGTTCCGGTTTGACGGACGGCCAGCCGACCTGAGTCCGCTCGCCGAACACCCCCGGCTCCGACTCCTGTACCTGATGGGCGCCGCGCACTACCTGACGCTCGAAGCGCTGACTCAGCTCCCCGAACTGACCGAGTTGACGTTGCGCCAGCTGGAACCGTGGCAAAACCTGGAGTTCGTGCGGGCGCTCCCCGGACTGCGCACCTTGAAGCTCGTCGGCTTGGAACGGATCACCGACTACGCCTTGCTGGAAGACCTGCCGAGCCTTGAACAGCTGTCGTTGGAGAATGTGTCGAACTTCGACTCGTCCACTGGTCGCCCGTTGCGGGAGGTCCGTTCCTTGCAGCTGAGTCGGTGGACCGATCCGCGGTGCGTCGAACAGATCGCCGAGCGCTTCCCGGCACTGCGCAGACTGCGGCTCTACAAGGGCGAACTGCCCTCGGCCGCGCCGCTCGCCGCCCTGCCGCTGACCACGCTTTACCTGTCCCGCTGCGGCCCCATCGACCTGAGCCCGCTGGACGGCCGGGACATCGAGATCTACGTCGACGGTGTTGCCCGCTCTCCACGATGAGAGCGGGCAAACCCCCAGTTCACCCACTCAGACCGAAGCGAAGAACACCTTCGCGTTGGCCATCGCCTCGGTGTCGGCCAGCACGTCGTCCGGCTTGCTGCCGTTGCCGGTCAACGCCCCCGCGAACTCCATCTTCAGGTACTCCGCCGAACGCCGGAGCGTGTCGATCAGCGCGTCCGCCTGGTGCGGCTCCTCGCTCAGCGCGGTGATCACCCACAGTCGCTTCCCGGCCATCCGGCCCTTGAAGCCCAGCTCCTCGATATCGAACCAATCACTCCAATAATCGAGGTAGCGCTTGGTCGAGGAGGACACCGTGTACCAGTAGGTCGGCGAGGCGATCACGATGTCGGTGGCCGCCACCGTGGCGTCCAGCAGGAGTTTCTCGTTGCCCTCCGGTGCCGGGTGCAGACGATTGCCCGGCACATGGCGGCGGTCCGCGTAGTCCGTCAGGGGCAGCGTGGCGAGGTTGAACCACTGTTGCTCGACGTTCGTAGGGAGATTTTCCGCAGCGTTACGTGCCAATGTCTCTGTGTTACCACCCAGGCGTGAGCTGCCGAGGAGGAACAGGAACGAGCGCATAGAACGGGGACCTTCCTAGGGGATATAGTAGATGCATGCACCTACATGTACTTCGG contains:
- a CDS encoding NACHT N-terminal Helical domain 1-containing protein, which produces MISGVEVLKLGQTVATRAAAAWLRKHREQKERVSSLAELAAEQLASPLHLRKWDNFLNNLGLQVAERLEPLLDNRFPGLPANEIQAAMDAAGDALAEVELADDLLLGVDLDADKLAAHVRSVCPGQVRVAGLSEDGARLYEVALDQSCRYLVEVVRWLPAFQPRALAEALGRLGALSGQLDEVLARIPRSTLHAPRGTGHDAEFTAG
- a CDS encoding NACHT domain-containing protein, which produces MPGRVGRTTDIPAGSLTGPGRRSTDCARHRRRGEAVISGLELLDLGKIIAEKAVTAWLRRHRARQQRTASLAELAAAELAGPVQRDKLNRLLGNVGGQVAERLELVLATRFKSLPGNEIAAALAGAGDALAEVELTDELLFAVDADGDKLAAHVRSVRPPPSGLAEPAAQLYDIALDQSCRYLTQVIQHLPALPPRALAETLSRLTTQTAQLDELLARVPRSTLHAPRGTRHDAEFTAAYLRHIESTLDSVLLLGLATHEQPKLALSMAYLSLSVSSTLDRRSRSTRRRPDRHWFAETGEETTSTGRVEAAIGAADRSFVRGEAGSGKTTLLHWLAVTAARAAFTEQLADWNSCVPFVIRLRAHATGELPRPEQFLRDAWPSRAAEMPELWVHRRLDEGSALLLVDGVDEVPAARRPQVHAWLAELAREFPQARIVVTARPAAAEAKWLAAEGFAAVTLEPMNREDLDQFVARWHEAAHRAHSLPCDPAELPAAQRRLRNQFASRPHLRTLAANPLLAAMLCALNLDQATELPRNRMELYRRALEMLLETRDVKRGIAGMLDVAQKRVLLRDLAWRLTEANRIELSRSRAEEHVARKLPAMPNVTESADRILDHLLERSGVLREPVPGTVDFVHRTFQEYLAASEATEQGRIEKLASQAHLDVWWETIVMACGHAKRTQADLLLTEILDRAAGEPRRARHLRLLAAACLETVEELDPAVRARVDSLIEQHLVPPRSVREAGSLAAIGHRVLRYFPSTVDELSEASAAATVRAAAFTENQEALALLRGYARDPRHRVQEELAQAWRYFEPQRYAEEVLAEAPLRDGVIRVRDEHLLPFVDRLTRLRSLWLDLDSGRRLAPLDIITGLPKLTAVNLELQHETVDLEPLAEHPLLHTVHLFSTAGYQRHDVLARLPELVHLALFQYEPMADIRFLRALPNLLTLSLDQLEQIDDYSPLDDMNSLRSLNLWSRVSLASSSGRAWPSIRRLVLGEAGSDALERIPDLLPNLEILIIDRCTARTLAPLERLSLRKLDIRRSDHNLGSP
- a CDS encoding flavodoxin family protein, giving the protein MRSFLFLLGSSRLGGNTETLARNAAENLPTNVEQQWFNLATLPLTDYADRRHVPGNRLHPAPEGNEKLLLDATVAATDIVIASPTYWYTVSSSTKRYLDYWSDWFDIEELGFKGRMAGKRLWVITALSEEPHQADALIDTLRRSAEYLKMEFAGALTGNGSKPDDVLADTEAMANAKVFFASV
- a CDS encoding NACHT domain-containing protein, with amino-acid sequence MDRLELLGLTMQEQPRLALSVAYLSLSVSESAQPRARRELADGRWFGDGERGPVSGRVEAAIGAAERTLVRGEAGSGKTTLLDWLAVTAARGHFTGQLAEWNGCVPFPVRLRSFAAGQLPQPEQLLTHAWPMRGAEMPEGWAHRRLSDGTGLVLLDGVDEVPAGQRAEVRNWLRQLVAEFPLARIVVTARPAAVEEKWLADEGFRAVLLEPMTGDDIRRFIERWHTAAEQARFLPCAPGDLPAARQRLLNQFTTRPQLRALAANPLLCALLCALNLDHVADLPRSRMELYERALAMLLDIRDAKRRIAGLLDVAQKRVLLRDIAWRLTLANRIELPRDKALDHIARKLPAMPNVTEPAPEILDHLLERSGVLREPVPGRVDFLHRTFQEYLAASEATEQDHIDTLVAHAHLDAWWETVVMAAGHAKRTQADELLTQILDRADHEPRRARKLRLLAAACLETVQEIDAGLHDRLDTLIRTHLVPPRGIRETESLAAIGHRLLRYLPSTVDKLSDAVAAATVRAVALTGTAEALTRLAGYVQDPRGCVQQELILAWRMFDPARYAEEVLTDAPLINGQIGIAEGRFLPHLRKLQRMTEVMVLFAEPQASGLDALTGLPLFDTLWFRFDGRPADLSPLAEHPRLRLLYLMGAAHYLTLEALTQLPELTELTLRQLEPWQNLEFVRALPGLRTLKLVGLERITDYALLEDLPSLEQLSLENVSNFDSSTGRPLREVRSLQLSRWTDPRCVEQIAERFPALRRLRLYKGELPSAAPLAALPLTTLYLSRCGPIDLSPLDGRDIEIYVDGVARSPR